The DNA segment GAACCGGCGACTAAAGCGGCTGCTGGCCGATTCGCTGCTCGACAACGCGGCACTCAAGGACCTGCTCGGAAAAAACGTCTGAAGCCTGCGGCGCGGCGAGAAGCAGTGATCCGGGTGATGGAGCGTCACGGGCTGAGTCAACGGCGGGCGTGCGAGCTGGTCGGAGTGGATCGTTCGACCATGCGCTACCGATGCAAACGGCAGGAAGACACGGCAATAAGGGAACGACTGCGCGAGCTGGCTGCGGAACGCCGGAGGTTTGGGTATCGGCGCTTAGGCTGGATGCTCGCCCGCGAAGGTCACACCATCAATCGCAAGAAGCTGTACCGGATCTATCGCGAGGAGCGGCTCATGGTGCCGGCGGCGAGGGCGCAAGAGGGCATTAGGGACATGAACACCGATGATGTTGCCGAACAGGATCAACCAGCGGTGGTCGTTGGACTTCGTCTCGGACACGCTCAGCGACGGCCGGCGCTTCCGCATCCTGTGCGTCGTCGACGACTACAGTCGCGAATGCCTGGCCACGGTAGTCGACACCTCACTGGGCGGCGTGCGCGTGGTGCGTGAGCTGGAGCGCCTGGTGGACGAGCGAGCGCTACCGGAGACGGTGGTCAGCGACAACGGAACGAAACTGACTAGTGGTGCGGTGCTGCGCTGGGCGACCAGGCGGGTGGCGTGGCACTACATCGAACCGGGCAAGCCGGTGCAGAACGCCTTCATCGAATCGTTCAACGGCAAGCTGCGCGACGAGTGCCTGAACGAGCACGTGTTCTCGGCCTTGGCGGAAGCGCGGACGATCATCGAGGCCTGGCGACAGGACTACAACCAACTGCGGCCACACTCGAGTCTCGGCGCGATGACGCCGAGCGAGTTCGCGGCGCTTAAACGGGAGCAACCGATACCGCCCGAGCAGGGCGGATTAACCGGCGGACTCTACTTATGAATGGCGGGAAAATGGGGGGCAGGCCATCGTCAGCATCAACGGCGAGAGCTTCCGCCTCAAGGACAAACGCAGGGCGGGAGTGCTCGGGAAGGGCGCGAAGCACTGCGGGAATCAGGCCCCGGCGCTCGCGCAGCAGCGCTTGTACTTGCGCCCGCTCCCGCAGGGACACGGATCATTGCGCCCCACGCGCAGCGAGCGCGGGCGGATCGAGGCCTGCCGCAAGGCTGCGCTCCGCTCGCGCCACTGCTCGCGCCAGTACCTGCTGATCGCGATCACCGAAGGCTCCAGAGCATCCAGCGCGGCCCGCTCGGCGGCGTCCGGATCGATGTCCGCCTCGAGCAGTTTCCAGCCGTCTTCGGTGCCGAGGGTTGCGATCGGCCGCAGCATCGCGCGGTTCTCGGTATCGGTGAGAAGCGGCTGCCATGCCTCGGACGCAAGGCTCACGCCCGCCATGAAGCCCCAGCACCAGTCCTCGGCGATCGGATAGGTCGTGCCCTCCACCTTGCGCTCCCACAGAATCGGTGCGAACTCGGGCGGCTCCTCGAACAGGAAACTCAGCGTGTTGAAACGGCGCATGATCAGGCTGATCACGCGTTGCGCCTGCGCTGACGACTCGAACCGCGGCTCGCCCTCGCCGCCCCAGATCGTCTGGAGCCACACGCTTGGCGGGACCACCTCTGGACCGATCACCAGCGAGGTCAGAAACCCGTCCAGCGTCACGATGTCCAGGCTCTCCTCGGGGGTGGCGTCGGACATCAGGAACTCATCGAGTTCCGCAATCTCCTGATCGGAAAGCGGTTCGTTCAGCTCAATCATCGACACCGATCCTCGCTCCCAAAAAGACTCGCCGCTTCACTGCCGTCCCGCAAGCCATCGGATCTTCGCCCGTCCACAATAACCGCAGCATTCAACGGAGCGGCGAGGGGGAAGGTCCCCCTCGCGCTCCCCCTGTTCAGAGCGCACTGAGATGGGTCAGTTTTACTTCGGCGATTCCGCGCAAAGGCGGGTCAGAATTAAACCGGCGTTGACACCCCCAAGCGCGCCCATCCGCCGGCCCGGCCTGACCTACCCGCTTTCTCCCTTTCGCCACCGCTCTAAATGGTGGCGTGTGCTCCGCTAGCACGCCGCGCCAGCCCTGACCGGACGCTTCGCTCTGGCACGTCCTGCCGCCCGCTCCGCCCACGCATCTGAGGAATCTGCGCACGGGCCTCCAATTCGAGTGCGAGAGGCCCGCGCGGAAAAAGTTGTGCGGGGACGAAGCAGACAGCGCCCTGCCGCTTACGCGGAAGCGGGCGAAGCCAGAGGAGGACCAACGATGCGACGTAGGTTCAAATGCGACCCCAAATGGATCACCGTCCGGTATCCGGCCACATGCGCCAAGCCCGGCTGTGAAATTCCGATAACTCGGGGCGAAC comes from the Candidatus Binataceae bacterium genome and includes:
- a CDS encoding UPF0149 family protein → MIELNEPLSDQEIAELDEFLMSDATPEESLDIVTLDGFLTSLVIGPEVVPPSVWLQTIWGGEGEPRFESSAQAQRVISLIMRRFNTLSFLFEEPPEFAPILWERKVEGTTYPIAEDWCWGFMAGVSLASEAWQPLLTDTENRAMLRPIATLGTEDGWKLLEADIDPDAAERAALDALEPSVIAISRYWREQWRERSAALRQASIRPRSLRVGRNDPCPCGSGRKYKRCCASAGA